In Panulirus ornatus isolate Po-2019 chromosome 40, ASM3632096v1, whole genome shotgun sequence, a single window of DNA contains:
- the LOC139761501 gene encoding uncharacterized protein, with amino-acid sequence MFRRQLSESGILEVDHQLVEKAEREGLFLGEGTFGSCYRIDGPDGVPLCVKILLGDHLDYQWESLLQEARQIVRVKDIVGMIRLVGVSLWPKPAIVTVYAGTSLSSLLKEGKVSRMNAVKIITQILHIMTEMTKANLAHADLKANNIVVEETSTEPRVTIIDLGMTQKFGYIPGRREKKKNPIYAPETYDGCCLGPPTQVYQVGKVLKSIFKYAPVEDEELQRLAKEATGIAADRPKLSTMFKRAKQLLVSEYLKSVLERPDDNVRPQKRTRVDDASDAPNPKRANVG; translated from the coding sequence ATGTTCAGACGACAGCTTTCCGAGAGTGGCATCCTTGAGGTAGACCACCAACTGGTTGAGAAGGCCGAAAGGGAAGGACTGTTCCTGGGGGAAGGCACCTTTGGATCCTGCTACCGAATCGATGGACCTGATGGAGTACCCCTGTGTGTTAAGATTCTTCTGGGAGACCATTTGGACTATCAGTGGGAGTCGCTGTTGCAGGAAGCAAGACAAATAGTCAGAGTGAAGGATATTGTAGGAATGATAAGACTGGTGGGTGTTTCGTTGTGGCCTAAACCAGCTATCGTCACAGTTTATGCTGGAACATCTCTCTCATCGCTCCTCAAGGAAGGGAAGGTTTCTAGAATGAATGCAGTCAAGattatcacacaaattcttcatatcATGACTGAAATGACAAAGGCAAATCTTGCCCACGCCGACTTGAAGGCAAACAATATAGTCGTAGAAGAAACGTCCACCGAGCCCAGGGTAACTATCATCGACCTGGGCATGACACAGAAATTTGGTTACATCCCCGGtcggagggaaaagaaaaagaaccccATCTACGCCCCTGAGACCTATGATGGTTGTTGTCTAGGCCCACCGACTCAAGTGTACCAAGTAGGGAAGGTACTTAAATCTATCTTCAAATATGCTCCGGTGGAGGATGAGGAATTGCAAAGGCTCGCAAAGGAAGCCACCGGCATAGCTGCAGATCGCCCAAAATTGAGCACTATGTTTAAAAGAGCAAAACAGTTGCTGGTGAGCGAGTATCTCAAATCTGTGCTGGAGAGGCCAGACGACAACGTGAGGCCTCAGAAGCGGACAAGGGTTGATGATGCAAGTGACGCTCCCAACCCAAAAAGAGCTAATGTGGGTTGA